A genomic region of Pseudomonas migulae contains the following coding sequences:
- a CDS encoding aldose 1-epimerase produces MTPTILELEDDFTLLTFAPETGGSIVNWTVRSSGQPLLRHSDAHALNTGLPGKLGCFPLVPWSNRISDGGFDRPDGWLALEPNSLTDPLPIHGSAWQQPWQVVSQTDDEVVLQLDSTTPFAYRARQRFHLSDGKLSIELHVTHLAERAAWHGLGLHPYLPRTAGTRLQANAGQVWLCDAAKLPTRLSPLPADWDFQHLKALPDTLVDNGFCQWDGHCLIQQPDLGYELECQASGSDYYLLYCPVDLGFFCIEPVSHPVNAHHLPGRPGLVLLEQDQSTELAFSLQYRAYPNS; encoded by the coding sequence ATGACGCCAACAATTCTCGAACTCGAAGACGACTTCACCCTCCTCACCTTTGCCCCCGAAACCGGCGGCAGCATCGTCAACTGGACCGTGCGCAGTTCGGGTCAGCCGCTGTTGCGCCACAGTGACGCTCACGCGCTGAACACCGGCCTGCCGGGCAAGCTCGGCTGCTTTCCCCTGGTGCCCTGGTCGAACCGCATTTCCGACGGTGGTTTCGATCGCCCGGATGGCTGGCTCGCGCTCGAGCCCAACAGCCTCACCGATCCGCTGCCGATTCATGGCAGCGCCTGGCAGCAGCCGTGGCAGGTGGTTTCGCAGACGGATGATGAAGTCGTGCTGCAACTCGACAGCACCACGCCGTTCGCGTATCGCGCCCGGCAGCGCTTCCATCTGAGCGACGGCAAACTCAGCATCGAGTTGCACGTCACCCATCTGGCCGAGCGCGCCGCGTGGCACGGCTTGGGGTTGCATCCTTATCTGCCGCGCACTGCCGGTACGCGGTTGCAGGCAAACGCCGGGCAAGTCTGGTTATGCGACGCCGCCAAACTGCCCACACGACTCAGCCCATTGCCGGCCGATTGGGATTTTCAGCACCTCAAGGCCTTGCCCGACACGCTGGTCGACAACGGTTTCTGCCAATGGGATGGCCACTGCCTGATCCAGCAACCCGACCTCGGTTATGAACTGGAATGCCAGGCCAGCGGCAGCGATTACTACCTGCTCTACTGCCCGGTTGACCTGGGATTTTTCTGCATCGAACCGGTGAGCCATCCGGTCAATGCGCACCACTTGCCCGGCCGCCCGGGACTGGTGCTGCTGGAGCAGGATCAGTCCACTGAACTGGCTTTCAGCCTGCAATACCGCGCCTACCCTAATAGCTGA
- a CDS encoding TRAP transporter large permease, which translates to MDALILLGSFIALILIGMPVAYALGLSALIGAWWIDIPFQALMIQVAGGVNKFSLLAIPFFVLAGAIMAEGGMSRRLVAFAGVLVGFVRGGLSLVNIMASTFFGAISGSSVADTASVGSVLIPEMERRGYPREFATAVTVSGSVQALLTPPSHNSVLYSLAAGGTVSIASLFMAGVVPGLLMSACLMVLCLIFAKKRNYPKGEVIPLRQALKICGEAMWGLMAMVIILGGILSGIFTATESAAIAVLWSFFVTMFIYRDYKWSELPKLMHRTVRTISIVMILIGFAASFGYIMTLMQIPAKITTMFLTLSDNRYVILMCINVMLLLLGTVMDMAPLILILTPILMPVILGIGVDPVQFGMIMLVNLGIGLITPPVGAVLFVGSAVGKVSIEKTVKALLPFYGVLFLVLMAVTYIPALSLWLPHLVL; encoded by the coding sequence ATGGACGCTCTGATTCTGCTCGGCAGTTTTATCGCTTTGATCCTGATCGGTATGCCCGTCGCCTATGCTCTGGGTCTTTCTGCTCTGATCGGCGCGTGGTGGATCGATATCCCGTTCCAGGCGCTGATGATCCAGGTCGCTGGCGGTGTGAACAAATTCTCTCTGTTGGCGATTCCGTTCTTCGTCCTAGCAGGTGCGATCATGGCCGAGGGCGGCATGTCCCGACGGCTGGTGGCGTTTGCCGGCGTGCTGGTCGGCTTCGTGCGCGGCGGCTTGTCGCTGGTCAACATCATGGCCTCGACGTTCTTCGGCGCGATCTCCGGTTCCTCGGTGGCTGACACCGCGTCCGTGGGTTCGGTGTTGATTCCGGAAATGGAACGCCGCGGCTATCCACGGGAATTCGCCACCGCCGTGACCGTAAGCGGTTCGGTGCAAGCGTTGTTGACCCCGCCGAGCCACAACTCGGTGCTCTACTCGCTCGCTGCGGGCGGCACGGTGTCGATTGCCTCGCTGTTCATGGCAGGCGTGGTACCGGGCCTGTTGATGAGCGCGTGCCTGATGGTGCTGTGCCTGATCTTCGCGAAAAAGCGCAACTATCCCAAGGGCGAAGTAATTCCGCTACGCCAGGCGCTGAAAATCTGCGGCGAAGCCATGTGGGGCTTGATGGCGATGGTCATCATCCTCGGCGGAATTCTCTCGGGCATCTTCACCGCCACTGAATCGGCGGCGATCGCGGTGCTCTGGTCGTTCTTCGTGACCATGTTCATCTACCGCGACTACAAGTGGAGTGAACTGCCGAAACTGATGCACCGCACGGTGCGTACGATCTCGATCGTGATGATCCTGATCGGCTTCGCGGCGAGCTTCGGCTACATCATGACGCTGATGCAGATCCCGGCGAAAATCACCACGATGTTCCTGACCCTGTCCGACAACCGTTATGTGATTCTGATGTGCATCAACGTCATGCTGTTGTTGCTCGGCACGGTGATGGACATGGCGCCGCTGATCCTGATTCTGACGCCGATTCTGATGCCGGTGATTCTGGGTATTGGCGTGGACCCGGTGCAGTTCGGCATGATCATGCTGGTGAACCTGGGGATTGGATTGATTACACCGCCGGTGGGCGCGGTGCTGTTTGTGGGGTCAGCCGTGGGCAAAGTCAGTATCGAGAAAACCGTGAAGGCGCTGCTGCCGTTTTATGGCGTGCTGTTCCTGGTGTTGATGGCCGTGACCTACATTCCTGCGCTGTCACTTTGGTTGCCGCATTTGGTGTTGTAA
- a CDS encoding TRAP transporter small permease, with protein sequence MKNLLLRINDRIYMTCIWVAGLSVLAISLIIPWGVFARYVLGTGSSWPEPSAILLMMVFTFIGAAASYRAGAHMAVAMLTDRMAPELRRAMSIFSQLLMATICLFMAIWGTKLCMSTWNQFMSALPTLRVGITYMPIPIGGVLTLIFVLEKLLLGDQSNRRVVRFDLVEESEGAA encoded by the coding sequence ATGAAGAATTTACTGCTGCGTATCAACGACAGGATTTACATGACCTGTATCTGGGTCGCCGGCCTGTCGGTCCTGGCTATTTCCCTGATCATTCCGTGGGGTGTATTCGCTCGTTACGTCCTCGGCACCGGTTCGAGCTGGCCGGAGCCCAGCGCCATTTTGCTGATGATGGTGTTCACCTTCATCGGTGCTGCCGCCAGTTACCGCGCCGGCGCGCACATGGCGGTGGCCATGCTCACCGACCGCATGGCTCCTGAGTTGCGCAGGGCCATGAGTATTTTTTCCCAGTTGTTGATGGCGACCATTTGCCTGTTCATGGCGATCTGGGGCACCAAGCTGTGCATGTCGACCTGGAACCAGTTCATGAGCGCCCTGCCGACTCTGCGCGTCGGCATCACCTATATGCCGATCCCGATTGGTGGTGTGCTGACGCTGATCTTTGTCCTGGAAAAACTCTTGCTCGGTGACCAGAGCAACCGTCGGGTCGTGCGTTTCGATCTGGTTGAAGAAAGCGAAGGTGCCGCATAA
- a CDS encoding TRAP transporter substrate-binding protein: MDFKRTLLAAALPLAFTISSAAHALEIKYADIHPAGYPTVVAEEQLGKTLTADSNGKLTFKMFAGGVLGSEKEVIEQMQVGAIQMARVSLGIVGPVVPDVNVFNMPFVFRDQAHMRKVIDGEVGDEILDRITKSEFNLVALAWMDGGTRNIYTKKPVRKLEDLKGMKIRVQGNPMFIETINAMGGNGIAMDTGEIFSALQTGVIDGAENNPPTLLEHNHYQNAKFYSLTGHLILPEPIVMSKITWEKLTPEQQILVKKTAKAAQAQERTLWDAKSASSEEKLKAAGVEFITVDKKPFYEATASIREKYGAPYVDLIKRIEAIQ, translated from the coding sequence ATGGACTTCAAACGCACCTTGCTCGCCGCTGCACTCCCCTTGGCCTTCACCATCAGCAGCGCCGCACACGCGCTGGAAATCAAATACGCCGATATCCACCCCGCCGGTTATCCGACCGTGGTGGCGGAAGAGCAGTTAGGCAAAACCCTGACCGCCGACAGCAACGGCAAGCTGACCTTCAAGATGTTCGCCGGAGGTGTGCTCGGTTCGGAAAAAGAAGTGATCGAACAGATGCAGGTGGGGGCCATCCAGATGGCTCGCGTCAGCCTCGGCATCGTCGGGCCCGTAGTGCCTGATGTGAATGTGTTCAACATGCCGTTCGTGTTCCGCGATCAGGCTCACATGCGCAAGGTCATCGACGGCGAAGTCGGCGACGAGATCCTCGACAGAATCACCAAGTCCGAATTCAACCTGGTGGCCCTGGCCTGGATGGATGGCGGCACACGTAACATCTACACCAAAAAACCGGTGCGCAAACTTGAAGACCTCAAGGGCATGAAAATCCGCGTGCAGGGCAACCCGATGTTCATCGAAACCATCAATGCCATGGGTGGCAACGGCATCGCGATGGACACCGGCGAAATCTTCAGTGCCCTGCAAACCGGCGTGATCGATGGCGCAGAAAACAACCCGCCGACCCTGCTCGAGCACAACCATTACCAGAACGCCAAGTTCTACAGCCTGACCGGCCACTTGATCCTGCCAGAGCCGATCGTGATGTCGAAAATCACCTGGGAAAAGCTCACCCCCGAGCAGCAGATACTGGTGAAGAAAACCGCCAAAGCCGCACAGGCCCAGGAACGCACCTTATGGGACGCGAAATCCGCCAGCAGTGAGGAAAAACTTAAGGCCGCGGGTGTCGAGTTCATCACCGTCGACAAAAAACCTTTCTACGAGGCCACAGCCTCGATTCGCGAGAAGTACGGCGCGCCTTACGTCGACCTGATCAAGCGCATCGAAGCCATTCAATAA
- a CDS encoding SMP-30/gluconolactonase/LRE family protein has protein sequence MQAELIVDARNGVGESPVWVPEENALYWVDIPAGGLQRWSAESGHVDAWTAPEMLACIVRSPDGGWVAGMESGFFRLHTHSDGSLDCELLAHVDHARTDMRLNDGRCDRQGRFWASSMVLNMGANAADGALYRYSAGQRGPLAAQLGGFIVPNGLGFSPDGRTMYLSDSHPSVQQIWAFDYDIDSGMPSNRRLFVDMHQFPGRPDGAAVDADGCYWICANDAGLIHRFTPDGRLDRSLEVPVKKPTMCAFGGSRLDTLFVTSIRPGDDEDPLSLAGGVFALNPGVKGLPEPLFNH, from the coding sequence ATGCAAGCCGAATTGATTGTCGATGCCCGCAACGGGGTCGGTGAAAGCCCGGTCTGGGTTCCCGAGGAAAACGCCCTGTACTGGGTCGACATTCCTGCCGGAGGCCTGCAACGCTGGAGTGCCGAGAGCGGGCATGTCGACGCCTGGACCGCGCCGGAAATGCTCGCCTGCATCGTGCGCAGTCCTGACGGCGGTTGGGTGGCCGGGATGGAAAGCGGATTCTTCCGCCTTCATACGCACAGCGACGGCAGCCTCGATTGTGAATTGCTGGCGCACGTCGACCACGCCCGCACGGACATGCGCTTGAACGATGGTCGATGTGACCGTCAGGGGCGCTTCTGGGCCAGCAGCATGGTGCTGAACATGGGCGCCAATGCGGCCGACGGCGCGCTGTATCGCTACAGTGCCGGACAACGCGGTCCGCTCGCTGCGCAACTGGGTGGATTCATCGTGCCCAACGGGCTCGGCTTCAGTCCGGATGGCCGCACGATGTACCTGTCGGACTCGCATCCCTCGGTCCAGCAGATCTGGGCGTTCGATTACGACATCGACAGCGGCATGCCGTCCAACCGACGGCTGTTCGTCGACATGCATCAGTTCCCCGGTCGCCCCGACGGCGCCGCGGTAGACGCCGACGGTTGCTACTGGATCTGCGCCAACGACGCCGGACTGATTCACCGGTTCACCCCTGACGGTCGCCTCGATCGCTCCCTCGAAGTTCCGGTAAAAAAACCGACCATGTGCGCCTTTGGCGGCAGTCGACTGGACACGCTTTTCGTGACCTCGATCCGCCCCGGTGACGATGAGGATCCTCTGTCGTTGGCTGGCGGCGTGTTCGCCTTGAATCCCGGCGTCAAGGGATTGCCGGAACCCCTTTTCAACCACTAG
- a CDS encoding NAD-dependent epimerase/dehydratase family protein — translation MTTTPNAPFNRLLLTGAAGGLGKVLRETLRPYANVIRLSDIANIAPAIDDREEVVTCDLADKQAVHQLVEGVDAILHFGGVSTEHSFEDILGANICGVFHIYEAARRHGVKRVIFASSNHVIGFYKQDEVIDAHSPRRPDSYYGLSKSYGEDMASFYFDRYGIETVSIRIGSSFPEPQNRRMMSTWLSFGDLTQLIERALYAPNVGHTVVYGASDNKKVWWDNRYATALGYAPQDTSEVFREKVEAQPMPAADDPAMVYQGGAFVTSGPFGD, via the coding sequence ATGACCACCACGCCCAACGCCCCTTTCAATCGCCTGCTGCTGACCGGTGCCGCCGGTGGCCTCGGTAAAGTCCTGCGCGAAACCCTGCGCCCCTATGCCAATGTGATTCGCCTGTCGGACATCGCCAACATCGCCCCCGCCATCGATGACCGCGAAGAAGTCGTGACCTGCGACCTCGCGGACAAGCAAGCCGTGCATCAACTGGTGGAGGGCGTGGACGCGATCCTGCACTTCGGCGGCGTCTCGACGGAGCATTCGTTCGAAGACATCCTCGGCGCCAACATCTGTGGCGTATTCCACATCTACGAAGCCGCGCGCCGTCATGGCGTGAAGCGGGTGATTTTCGCCAGTTCCAACCACGTCATCGGTTTCTACAAACAGGACGAAGTGATCGACGCCCACTCCCCTCGCCGCCCGGACAGCTACTACGGTTTGTCCAAGTCCTACGGCGAAGACATGGCCAGTTTCTACTTTGATCGCTACGGCATCGAGACCGTCAGCATCCGCATCGGCTCTTCGTTCCCGGAACCGCAAAACCGTCGAATGATGAGCACCTGGCTGAGTTTCGGCGACCTGACCCAATTGATCGAGCGCGCCCTGTACGCCCCGAACGTCGGCCACACCGTGGTCTACGGCGCCTCCGACAACAAAAAAGTCTGGTGGGATAACCGCTATGCTACCGCCCTGGGTTACGCGCCACAGGACACGTCTGAAGTGTTCCGCGAAAAAGTCGAAGCCCAGCCGATGCCGGCCGCGGATGACCCAGCCATGGTTTATCAGGGTGGCGCCTTTGTCACGTCCGGCCCGTTCGGCGACTGA
- a CDS encoding OprD family porin yields MSKLVCNSSACTPRPSFARRHSLSLIGCSSLAVLAMPMTSNAEGFVDDAKATLNLRNAYFNRNYTNPAYPQGKAEEWTQNFILDARSGFTPGPVGFGVDVLGLYSQKLDGGKGTGGTQLLPIHDDGRPADNFGRMGVALKGKVSKTELKVGEWMPVLPILRSDDGRSLPQTFRGGQVTSTEISGLTLYGGQFRQNSPRNDASMEDMFMNGKSAAFTSDRFNFGGGEYAFNEKRTQVGVWYAELSDIYQQQYFNLSHSQPIGDWTLGANLGYFIGKEDGSALAGDLDNKTAFAMLSAKYGGSTFYVGLQKLSGDDVWMRVNGTSGGTLANDSYNSSYDNAKEKSWQLRHDYNFVALGIPGLTMMNRYISGDNVHTGVITDGKEWGRESELAYTVQSGPLKNLNVKWRNASIRKDFSTNEFDENRIFVSYPISLL; encoded by the coding sequence TTGAGCAAGCTCGTCTGCAATTCCTCCGCCTGCACCCCTCGTCCATCCTTCGCACGCCGTCATTCCCTGAGCCTGATCGGTTGCAGCAGCCTGGCCGTACTCGCCATGCCGATGACCAGTAACGCCGAAGGTTTCGTCGATGACGCCAAGGCCACGCTGAACCTGCGCAACGCCTACTTCAATCGCAACTACACCAACCCGGCCTACCCTCAAGGCAAGGCTGAAGAGTGGACGCAAAACTTCATCCTCGACGCTAGGTCCGGCTTCACTCCGGGCCCGGTCGGTTTCGGCGTGGACGTGCTCGGCCTGTACTCGCAGAAGCTCGATGGCGGCAAAGGCACGGGCGGCACCCAGTTGCTGCCGATTCACGATGACGGCCGTCCGGCAGACAATTTCGGCCGCATGGGCGTGGCGCTGAAAGGCAAAGTCTCGAAGACTGAATTGAAGGTCGGCGAATGGATGCCGGTGCTGCCGATCCTGCGCTCCGATGACGGTCGCTCGCTGCCGCAAACCTTTCGCGGTGGTCAGGTGACGTCCACCGAGATCAGCGGCCTGACGCTCTACGGCGGCCAGTTCCGGCAGAACAGCCCGCGCAACGATGCGAGCATGGAAGACATGTTCATGAACGGCAAATCGGCCGCCTTTACCTCTGACCGTTTCAACTTCGGCGGCGGTGAGTATGCGTTCAACGAGAAGCGCACCCAGGTCGGTGTCTGGTACGCGGAACTCAGCGACATCTATCAGCAGCAATATTTCAACCTGAGCCACAGCCAACCAATCGGCGACTGGACCCTGGGCGCCAACCTCGGTTACTTCATCGGCAAGGAAGACGGCAGCGCCCTGGCCGGCGACCTCGACAACAAAACCGCCTTCGCCATGCTCTCGGCCAAGTACGGTGGCAGCACCTTCTATGTCGGCCTGCAGAAACTCAGCGGCGACGATGTCTGGATGCGTGTCAACGGCACCAGCGGCGGCACCCTGGCCAACGACAGCTACAACTCCAGCTACGACAATGCCAAGGAGAAATCCTGGCAGCTGCGTCATGACTACAACTTCGTGGCGCTCGGCATTCCCGGCCTGACGATGATGAACCGCTACATCAGCGGCGATAACGTGCACACCGGCGTGATCACCGACGGCAAGGAATGGGGTCGCGAATCGGAACTGGCCTACACCGTGCAGAGCGGCCCGCTGAAAAACCTCAACGTAAAATGGCGCAACGCAAGCATCCGCAAGGACTTCAGCACCAACGAATTCGATGAGAACCGGATTTTCGTCAGCTACCCGATTTCGTTGCTGTAA
- the copD gene encoding copper homeostasis membrane protein CopD, whose protein sequence is MTSAMVLCRFLHFTVVLMLFGAWVFRPLLLGRETLLDATLLRVSRWLGAVALISGIGWLLLITASMAGAWEAAIDPSTLSLVLGNTFFGQVWRWHFLLNGLLVVLLLTPLHTRQTLRLILGSLLLATLAPVGHGAMLDGLSGQLLILNQIVHLTCVGAWLGGLLLLVIILQQPAGHAVREVLQRFSGVGYALVTGLIITGLINVRVLTGQFWPTPLLSGFALILLIKVVLVAAMLGLALFNRLRIKDCEQRLATLKTSVILEWLLGIGAVAAVSLLGTMPPMITS, encoded by the coding sequence ATGACGAGCGCGATGGTGCTGTGCCGTTTCCTGCATTTCACCGTGGTGCTGATGCTGTTCGGGGCCTGGGTATTCAGGCCGCTGTTGTTGGGCCGTGAGACGTTGCTCGACGCGACGCTGTTGCGCGTCAGCCGATGGCTCGGCGCCGTGGCACTGATCAGCGGCATCGGCTGGTTGCTGCTGATCACTGCCAGCATGGCCGGAGCCTGGGAAGCGGCAATCGATCCATCGACGTTGAGTCTGGTACTGGGCAACACATTCTTCGGCCAGGTCTGGCGCTGGCATTTTTTGCTGAACGGACTTCTGGTGGTGTTGCTGCTGACGCCGCTGCACACCCGCCAGACCTTGCGCCTGATCCTCGGCAGTCTCCTGTTGGCCACGCTGGCCCCGGTCGGCCACGGGGCAATGCTCGATGGTCTCAGCGGCCAGTTGCTGATCCTCAATCAAATCGTTCACCTGACGTGTGTCGGCGCCTGGTTGGGCGGACTGCTGTTGCTGGTGATTATTTTGCAGCAACCGGCTGGCCATGCCGTTCGCGAAGTACTGCAGCGTTTCAGCGGCGTGGGTTACGCATTGGTGACCGGTTTGATTATCACGGGACTGATCAATGTGCGGGTACTCACCGGGCAGTTCTGGCCGACACCGCTGCTGTCCGGTTTCGCACTGATTCTGCTGATCAAGGTGGTACTGGTCGCCGCTATGTTGGGGCTGGCGCTGTTCAATCGGTTGCGGATCAAGGATTGCGAGCAGCGGTTGGCCACGCTCAAGACCAGTGTGATCCTCGAATGGCTGCTGGGGATTGGCGCAGTGGCAGCAGTCTCCCTCCTGGGCACCATGCCTCCAATGATTACGAGCTGA
- the copC gene encoding copper homeostasis periplasmic binding protein CopC: MLFKQALTTAALLGSLLAASSVFAHAHLKGQTPAADSTVSAPSELRLEFSEGVEATFTKVTISKDGTNVPVKSLATEGSDKKTLIVTPAAPLAAGTYKVEWHAVSVDTHKSEGAYSFKVGQ; this comes from the coding sequence ATGCTTTTCAAGCAAGCCCTGACCACCGCTGCCCTGCTCGGCTCACTGCTCGCCGCCTCGTCGGTGTTTGCCCACGCCCATCTGAAAGGCCAGACCCCGGCCGCTGACAGCACCGTGAGTGCGCCCTCGGAACTGCGTCTGGAGTTTTCCGAAGGTGTCGAAGCAACGTTCACCAAAGTCACGATCAGCAAGGACGGCACCAACGTGCCGGTGAAAAGCCTGGCCACCGAAGGCAGCGACAAGAAGACTTTGATCGTGACCCCGGCAGCACCGTTGGCGGCAGGAACTTACAAAGTCGAATGGCACGCGGTGTCGGTCGATACCCACAAAAGCGAAGGCGCCTACAGCTTCAAGGTTGGCCAGTAA
- a CDS encoding TetR/AcrR family transcriptional regulator, with protein sequence MGNHKIEIRRSNVEKILLGAEKVFAEKGFGGTAMADIAAEVQLPRSNLHYYFSTKTELYSAVLFDLLEVWKQDALCFEMFDDPRVVLSSYIRAKMNHSRSRPYGSKVWANEIIHGAPTLGEKLDISLYDWAKMKEAKIRQWVDDKRILPVEPSSLLYMIWASTQHYADFDHQVNILNDHQPLSDMQFERAVQTVTSVILRGIGLEP encoded by the coding sequence ATGGGCAATCACAAGATCGAGATTCGCCGCAGTAACGTCGAAAAAATCCTGCTCGGGGCCGAAAAGGTCTTCGCTGAAAAAGGCTTCGGCGGTACCGCCATGGCCGACATCGCCGCCGAAGTGCAACTGCCGCGCTCCAACCTGCATTACTACTTCAGCACCAAGACCGAGTTGTACAGCGCCGTACTGTTCGATTTGCTGGAGGTGTGGAAACAGGACGCCCTGTGTTTCGAGATGTTCGATGACCCGCGCGTGGTGCTCAGCAGCTACATCCGCGCCAAGATGAACCACTCCCGCAGCCGGCCTTACGGCTCGAAAGTCTGGGCCAACGAAATCATCCACGGTGCACCGACGCTGGGTGAGAAACTGGACATCAGCCTGTACGACTGGGCCAAGATGAAAGAAGCGAAAATTCGCCAGTGGGTGGACGACAAACGCATCCTGCCGGTGGAGCCATCAAGCCTGCTGTACATGATCTGGGCCTCGACCCAGCATTACGCTGACTTCGATCATCAGGTGAACATTCTGAATGATCATCAGCCGCTGTCGGACATGCAGTTCGAGCGGGCGGTGCAGACGGTGACGAGTGTGATTTTGCGGGGGATCGGGTTGGAGCCTTGA
- the preA gene encoding NAD-dependent dihydropyrimidine dehydrogenase subunit PreA, producing MADLSIVFAGIKSPNPFWLASAPPTDKAYNVVRAFEAGWGGVVWKTLGEDPAAVNVSSRYSAHFGANREVLGFNNIELITDRSLEINLREITQVKKDWPDRALIVSLMVPCVEESWKYILPLVEATGADGIELNFGCPHGMPERGMGAAVGQVPEYVEQVTRWCKTYCSLPVIVKLTPNITDIRVAARAAHRGGADAVSLINTINSITSVNLERMVANPTVGSQSTHGGYCGSAVKPIALNMVAEIARDPQTQGLPISGIGGIGNWRDAAEFIALGSGSVQVCTAAMLHGFRIVEEMKDGLSRWMDSQGYASVSEFSGRAVGNTTDWKYLDINYQVIAKIDQEACIGCGRCHIACEDTSHQAVASLKQADGTHKYEVIDEECVGCNLCQITCPVQDCIEMVPMENGKPFLDWNHDPRNPYHVTV from the coding sequence ATGGCCGATCTTTCGATTGTCTTCGCCGGCATCAAATCCCCCAACCCGTTCTGGCTCGCTTCCGCCCCGCCCACGGACAAGGCCTACAACGTGGTCCGCGCCTTCGAAGCCGGTTGGGGTGGCGTGGTCTGGAAAACCCTGGGTGAAGACCCGGCGGCGGTCAACGTGTCGTCGCGCTACTCCGCGCACTTCGGGGCCAACCGTGAAGTACTGGGCTTCAATAACATTGAGCTGATTACCGACCGTTCGCTGGAGATCAACCTGCGGGAAATCACCCAGGTCAAAAAGGACTGGCCGGACCGGGCGCTGATCGTTTCGCTGATGGTGCCCTGCGTCGAAGAATCGTGGAAATACATCCTGCCTCTGGTGGAGGCTACCGGTGCCGATGGCATCGAACTGAATTTCGGTTGCCCCCACGGCATGCCGGAGCGCGGCATGGGCGCGGCGGTCGGCCAGGTTCCGGAGTATGTCGAACAGGTCACGCGCTGGTGCAAGACGTATTGCTCGCTGCCGGTGATCGTCAAGCTCACGCCGAACATCACCGACATCCGCGTCGCCGCCCGTGCGGCCCATCGCGGAGGGGCCGACGCGGTGTCGCTGATCAACACGATCAACTCGATCACCAGCGTCAACCTCGAGCGCATGGTCGCCAACCCCACCGTCGGCAGCCAAAGCACCCACGGCGGTTATTGCGGTTCAGCGGTGAAGCCGATCGCGCTGAACATGGTCGCCGAGATCGCTCGCGATCCGCAGACGCAAGGCTTGCCGATCTCCGGCATCGGCGGCATCGGCAACTGGCGCGACGCAGCGGAATTCATCGCGCTGGGCAGTGGCTCGGTGCAGGTGTGCACGGCGGCGATGCTGCATGGTTTCCGGATTGTCGAGGAAATGAAGGATGGCTTGTCACGCTGGATGGACAGTCAGGGTTACGCCAGCGTGTCGGAGTTTTCCGGGCGCGCCGTGGGCAATACCACCGACTGGAAGTACCTGGACATCAACTATCAGGTGATTGCGAAGATCGATCAGGAAGCGTGCATCGGGTGCGGGCGTTGCCATATCGCCTGCGAAGACACCTCCCATCAGGCGGTGGCCAGTCTCAAGCAGGCGGACGGTACGCATAAATATGAAGTGATCGATGAGGAGTGTGTGGGCTGCAATTTATGCCAGATCACTTGCCCGGTGCAGGATTGCATCGAGATGGTGCCGATGGAGAACGGGAAGCCGTTTCTGGACTGGAATCATGATCCGAGGAATCCGTACCATGTTACCGTTTGA